The proteins below come from a single Pseudomonas chlororaphis genomic window:
- a CDS encoding DNA-binding protein, with product MAKPHALSPAKSARRSRFALPWYAWSLLAVAAAYGLAFAMHWDDRGLLWLSERFQSPAQRQESVWLPDYHAVIDAKPLPGMEKDEASDVTYNPQTKTLFAVMGKNPFLVELTLQGEVLRKMPLVGWSNPEGVTYMENGLLAITDERDHSLSIIQVDANTRELNSAAFPRYDLGASKNQNKGFEGIVWDPRNQQLVLGEERPPALYTWKSDGSQLLKGDKQIHVSNELDLRNLSALAVDPRTGHMLVLSADSHLLLELDEKGEQVSFMTLLGGFNGLKDTIPRAEGVTVDEAGNLYMVSEPNLFYRFEKQR from the coding sequence ATGGCCAAACCCCACGCGCTGTCCCCTGCCAAGTCCGCCCGCCGCTCTCGCTTTGCCCTGCCCTGGTATGCCTGGTCACTGCTGGCCGTGGCCGCCGCTTATGGCCTGGCGTTCGCGATGCACTGGGACGACCGCGGTCTGCTCTGGCTATCGGAACGCTTCCAAAGCCCGGCCCAGCGCCAGGAGAGTGTCTGGCTGCCGGACTACCATGCCGTGATCGACGCCAAGCCGCTGCCGGGCATGGAGAAGGACGAAGCCTCCGATGTGACCTACAACCCGCAGACCAAAACCTTGTTCGCCGTCATGGGCAAAAACCCGTTCCTGGTGGAGCTGACCCTGCAGGGCGAGGTGCTGCGCAAGATGCCGCTGGTGGGCTGGAGCAATCCGGAGGGCGTGACCTACATGGAAAACGGCCTGCTGGCGATTACCGATGAACGCGATCACAGCCTGTCGATCATCCAGGTGGATGCCAACACCCGCGAGCTGAACAGCGCCGCCTTCCCTCGTTATGACCTTGGCGCATCGAAAAACCAGAACAAGGGTTTCGAAGGCATCGTCTGGGATCCGCGCAACCAACAGCTGGTGCTGGGTGAAGAACGCCCGCCGGCGCTGTACACCTGGAAAAGCGACGGCAGCCAGCTGCTCAAGGGCGACAAGCAGATCCATGTCAGCAATGAGCTGGACCTGCGCAACCTCTCGGCGTTGGCCGTCGACCCTCGTACCGGTCACATGCTGGTGCTTTCGGCCGACTCCCACTTGCTGCTGGAGCTGGACGAAAAAGGCGAGCAGGTCAGCTTCATGACCCTGCTGGGCGGCTTCAACGGCCTGAAGGACACGATACCGCGTGCCGAGGGCGTTACCGTCGACGAGGCCGGCAACCTGTACATGGTCAGCGAACCGAATCTGTTCTATCGTTTCGAAAAACAACGCTGA
- a CDS encoding ribose 5-phosphate isomerase, which produces MTQDQLKQAVAQAAVDLILAKLDDKSIVGVGTGSTANCFIDALAKHKGAFDGAVASSEATAARLKGHGIPVYELNTVSDLEFYIDGADESDAHLNLIKGGGAALTREKIVAAVAKTFICIADASKLVPVLGAFPLPVEVIPMARSHVARQLVKLGGDPVYREGVLTDNGNIILDVHNLQITHPVELERQINAIVGVVTNGLFAARPADVLLLGTAEGVKTLKA; this is translated from the coding sequence ATGACCCAGGATCAACTCAAACAGGCCGTGGCCCAGGCCGCCGTCGACCTCATCCTTGCGAAACTGGATGACAAGAGCATCGTCGGGGTCGGCACCGGCTCCACGGCCAATTGCTTCATCGACGCGTTGGCAAAACACAAGGGCGCCTTCGACGGCGCGGTTGCCAGTTCCGAAGCCACCGCTGCGCGGCTCAAGGGGCATGGGATTCCGGTCTACGAGCTCAACACCGTGAGCGACCTGGAGTTCTACATCGACGGCGCCGACGAAAGTGATGCGCACCTGAACCTGATCAAGGGCGGCGGCGCGGCCCTGACGCGCGAGAAAATCGTCGCCGCCGTGGCCAAGACATTCATCTGCATCGCCGATGCCAGCAAACTGGTGCCGGTGCTCGGCGCTTTCCCGCTGCCGGTGGAAGTCATCCCGATGGCTCGCAGCCACGTCGCCCGCCAGTTGGTCAAGCTGGGCGGCGACCCGGTGTACCGCGAAGGCGTGCTGACCGACAACGGCAACATCATCCTGGACGTGCACAACCTGCAGATCACCCACCCGGTAGAGCTGGAACGCCAGATCAACGCCATCGTCGGCGTGGTCACCAATGGCCTGTTCGCGGCGCGTCCGGCGGACGTGCTGTTGCTCGGGACGGCTGAAGGGGTGAAGACCCTCAAGGCTTGA
- a CDS encoding DNA-binding protein, whose protein sequence is MRRLARPKPLILMLLAIALIASIAMGQRLRLFERAWFNVNSFWNPAHEQAIALDQYRVTVEAQVIDGLADDVSALTFDPIRKSLFTVTNQNPELVELSLEGRILRRIALVGFGDPEAVEFISEDTYVITDERQQRLIKIHLDQDTRFLDAADAEQMTLGVHMSSNKGFEGLAYDSVGKRLFVAKERDPMLIYEVHGFPHQNPEKSYAVHVINNPKRDAGLFVRDLSSLQYDERSGHLLALSEESRLIIELDINGRPLSTLSLSKGSQGLQQTVPQAEGLAMDDDGTLYLVSEPNLFYVFKKPQPD, encoded by the coding sequence ATGCGTCGACTCGCCCGTCCCAAACCTCTGATCCTGATGTTGCTGGCCATCGCCCTGATCGCTTCGATCGCAATGGGACAGCGCCTGCGCCTGTTCGAGCGCGCCTGGTTCAACGTCAACAGCTTCTGGAATCCCGCCCACGAGCAGGCCATTGCGCTGGACCAGTACCGGGTCACGGTCGAAGCGCAGGTGATCGATGGCCTGGCCGACGATGTCTCGGCGCTGACCTTCGATCCGATACGCAAGAGCCTGTTCACCGTCACCAACCAGAATCCGGAGCTGGTCGAGCTGTCACTCGAAGGCAGGATCCTGCGGCGCATCGCCCTGGTGGGCTTCGGCGACCCGGAAGCGGTGGAATTCATCAGCGAAGACACTTACGTCATCACCGACGAGCGCCAGCAGCGACTGATCAAGATCCATCTGGACCAGGACACCCGGTTCCTCGACGCCGCCGACGCCGAGCAGATGACGCTTGGCGTGCACATGAGCAGCAACAAGGGGTTCGAAGGGCTCGCCTACGACTCGGTAGGCAAACGGCTATTCGTGGCCAAGGAACGCGACCCGATGCTGATTTATGAAGTGCATGGGTTTCCCCATCAGAATCCAGAAAAGTCCTACGCGGTCCATGTCATCAACAACCCCAAGCGTGATGCCGGGCTGTTCGTGCGCGACCTTTCGAGCCTGCAATACGATGAACGCAGCGGCCATCTGCTGGCGCTGTCCGAGGAATCGCGGTTGATCATCGAACTGGACATCAATGGCCGGCCGCTGAGCACGCTGTCCTTGAGCAAGGGCAGCCAGGGCTTGCAGCAGACCGTACCCCAGGCCGAAGGCCTCGCCATGGACGACGACGGCACCCTTTACCTGGTGAGTGAGCCGAATCTGTTCTACGTGTTCAAGAAGCCGCAGCCCGATTGA
- a CDS encoding FAD-linked oxidase, producing the protein MTTAELIAELKTLVEPGKVLTDADSLDAYGKDWTRHFAPAPSAIVFPKSIEQVQAIVRWANTRKVALVPSGGRTGLSAAAVAAHGEVVVSFDYMNQILDVNLTDRTAVCQPGVITEQLQNKAEEHGLYYPVDFASAGSSQIGGNIGTNAGGIKVIRYGMTRNWVAGMKVVTGKGDLLELNKDLIKNATGYDLRQLFIGAEGTLGFVVEATMRLDRAPKNLTAMVLGTPDFASIMPVLHAFQGKLDLTAFEFFSDKALAKILGRGDVPAPFETDCPFYALLEFEATTEDVANQALETFEHCVEQGWVLDGVMSQNQTQLQNLWKLREYISETISHWTPYKNDISVTVSKVPDFLREIDAIVGKHYPDFEVVWYGHIGDGNLHLNILKPQNLSKDEFFAKCATVNKWVFEIVEKYNGSISAEHGVGMTKRDYLAYSRSPVEIEYMKAVKAVFDPNGIMNPGKIFAV; encoded by the coding sequence ATGACTACTGCTGAACTGATCGCTGAGTTGAAGACCCTGGTCGAGCCGGGCAAGGTCCTGACCGATGCCGACTCCCTGGACGCTTACGGCAAGGACTGGACCCGTCATTTCGCCCCCGCGCCAAGCGCCATCGTCTTTCCCAAGAGCATTGAGCAGGTGCAGGCCATCGTGCGTTGGGCCAATACCCGCAAGGTCGCGCTGGTGCCGTCGGGCGGGCGCACCGGGCTTTCCGCCGCCGCCGTGGCCGCCCATGGCGAGGTGGTGGTGTCGTTCGACTACATGAACCAGATCCTCGACGTGAACCTCACCGACCGCACCGCCGTGTGCCAGCCGGGCGTGATCACCGAACAATTGCAGAACAAGGCCGAGGAACACGGGCTGTACTACCCGGTGGACTTCGCATCGGCCGGTTCCAGCCAGATTGGTGGCAACATCGGCACTAATGCCGGCGGGATCAAGGTCATTCGCTACGGAATGACCCGCAACTGGGTGGCGGGCATGAAGGTCGTCACCGGCAAGGGCGACCTGCTGGAGCTGAACAAGGACCTGATCAAGAACGCCACCGGCTACGATTTGCGCCAGTTGTTCATCGGCGCCGAAGGCACGCTCGGCTTCGTGGTCGAGGCCACGATGCGCCTGGACCGTGCGCCGAAAAACCTTACGGCGATGGTGCTCGGCACGCCGGACTTCGCCTCGATCATGCCCGTGCTGCATGCGTTCCAGGGCAAGCTCGACCTGACCGCGTTCGAATTTTTCTCCGACAAGGCCCTGGCCAAGATCCTCGGGCGCGGTGACGTGCCGGCGCCGTTCGAGACCGATTGCCCGTTCTATGCCCTGCTGGAATTCGAAGCCACCACCGAAGACGTGGCCAACCAGGCGCTGGAAACCTTCGAGCACTGCGTGGAACAGGGCTGGGTGCTGGACGGCGTGATGAGCCAGAATCAAACCCAGTTGCAGAACCTGTGGAAACTGCGCGAGTACATTTCCGAAACCATCTCCCACTGGACGCCGTACAAGAACGACATTTCGGTGACGGTCTCCAAAGTCCCGGACTTCCTCAGGGAAATAGACGCGATCGTCGGCAAACACTATCCCGACTTCGAAGTCGTCTGGTACGGCCACATCGGCGATGGCAACCTGCACCTGAACATTCTCAAGCCGCAAAACCTGAGCAAGGACGAGTTCTTCGCCAAGTGCGCCACGGTGAACAAATGGGTGTTCGAGATCGTCGAGAAGTACAACGGCTCGATATCGGCCGAACATGGCGTGGGCATGACCAAGCGCGACTACCTGGCCTATAGTCGTTCGCCAGTGGAAATCGAATACATGAAGGCCGTGAAGGCGGTCTTCGACCCGAACGGCATCATGAACCCGGGCAAGATCTTCGCGGTTTGA